From the Pseudomonadota bacterium genome, one window contains:
- a CDS encoding UvrD-helicase domain-containing protein, with amino-acid sequence MTEPLDCDPLDNLHSGGTQRQHQISYLTDLNEEQGQAVAAIDGPVLVLAGAGTGKTRVLTTRLAHILREGRASPYQVLAVTFTNKAAREMKKRLATLIGRAVDGLWLGTFHSLGVRILRRHAELVGLKTNFTILDSDDQIRLLKQILKAENIDDKRWPARVLANAIQRWKDKGLTPGKVGSGEAGELADGRATEIYTQYQDRLKTLNAVDFGDLLLHCLIIFNRSPEVLTEYQSLFRFILVDEYQDTNVSQYLWLRLLAQKHKNICCVGDDDQSIYGWRGAEVENILKFETDFSGAKVVRLEQNYRSTSHILGTASGLIANNKSRLGKTLWTEAKHGERVKIQGLWDGEEEARSIADEVEGLQRKKHNLNEIAILVRAGFQTREFEERFITLGVPYRVIGGPRFYEREEIRDSIAYLRIINMQDDDLAFERIVNKPARGIGTATVQAVHSLARHLKVSLYLASTKLIESDELKPSSRNALRRFIDNVDRWRAMAENLPHIELTEIILDESGYTEFWKNSKKPEAPGKLENLKELIAALEDYDSLANFLEHVSLVMDNSDNSEDDMVNLMTLHSAKGLEFESVFLPGWEEGLFPHQRSLDQDGLAGLEEERRLAYVGITRAKKNLWISFTANRRIHNQWHSAIPSRFIQELPQEHIEMECEKAQYGNALDGIGNSVGSGPSFNETSSGGPGWLRFQRRGPGLPLIDVDANNNQETSDDFSEGDRCFHQKFGMGIISDLEGDHLTIKFDRAGTKKVIAAFVKKH; translated from the coding sequence ATGACTGAACCATTAGACTGCGATCCCTTAGATAATCTGCATTCGGGTGGGACCCAGAGACAACACCAAATTAGTTATTTGACTGATCTTAATGAGGAGCAGGGGCAGGCTGTTGCTGCGATAGACGGTCCAGTGCTGGTATTGGCTGGCGCTGGCACCGGCAAGACGCGTGTTCTTACAACACGTCTTGCGCATATCCTTCGCGAGGGGCGTGCTAGCCCATATCAGGTGCTTGCTGTGACATTTACTAATAAGGCCGCCCGAGAAATGAAAAAGCGGTTGGCAACACTGATCGGGCGCGCGGTTGATGGGCTTTGGCTTGGTACTTTTCACTCACTTGGAGTGCGAATTCTGCGAAGGCATGCTGAACTTGTGGGGCTCAAGACAAACTTCACAATCTTAGATAGCGATGATCAGATCAGATTACTTAAACAAATCCTCAAGGCTGAAAATATTGATGATAAAAGATGGCCTGCTCGTGTATTGGCGAACGCGATCCAGCGATGGAAGGATAAAGGACTTACCCCTGGAAAAGTCGGCTCAGGCGAAGCAGGTGAGCTGGCTGATGGACGTGCGACAGAGATATACACTCAATATCAGGACCGCTTAAAAACCTTGAATGCAGTGGATTTTGGAGATTTGCTCTTGCATTGTTTGATCATATTCAACCGGTCTCCTGAGGTTTTAACTGAGTATCAAAGTTTATTCCGTTTTATTTTAGTGGATGAATATCAAGATACTAATGTGTCTCAGTATTTATGGTTAAGGCTCTTGGCTCAGAAACATAAGAATATTTGCTGTGTCGGCGACGATGATCAATCGATTTATGGTTGGCGTGGTGCTGAGGTAGAAAACATTTTGAAATTTGAGACTGATTTCTCAGGTGCAAAAGTTGTACGGCTTGAGCAAAACTATCGATCCACATCGCATATCCTTGGGACTGCATCAGGACTTATCGCAAATAACAAAAGCCGACTTGGCAAGACGCTGTGGACAGAAGCAAAACACGGAGAAAGAGTGAAAATACAAGGCCTATGGGATGGGGAGGAGGAGGCGCGCTCGATAGCGGACGAAGTAGAAGGACTTCAACGAAAAAAACATAATCTCAACGAGATAGCAATTTTAGTTCGCGCCGGTTTTCAGACCCGTGAGTTTGAAGAACGTTTTATAACCCTTGGGGTGCCATATCGTGTGATAGGGGGTCCACGCTTTTATGAACGTGAGGAAATAAGAGACTCAATTGCCTATCTTCGCATTATCAACATGCAGGATGATGATCTTGCTTTTGAACGGATTGTGAACAAGCCAGCTCGTGGAATTGGAACTGCAACGGTGCAAGCAGTGCACAGCCTCGCACGCCATCTTAAAGTCTCTCTTTATCTAGCATCAACTAAGCTCATTGAATCTGATGAGCTTAAACCTTCTTCTCGGAACGCTTTGAGACGATTCATCGACAATGTAGACCGATGGCGTGCAATGGCAGAAAATTTGCCTCATATTGAACTAACAGAAATTATCTTGGATGAATCTGGCTATACTGAGTTTTGGAAAAATAGCAAGAAACCGGAAGCTCCGGGAAAATTAGAAAATCTCAAGGAGTTGATCGCGGCATTAGAGGATTATGACTCACTTGCAAATTTTCTGGAACACGTGAGCCTTGTTATGGATAATTCTGATAACTCCGAAGATGACATGGTTAATCTAATGACTCTCCACAGCGCCAAGGGCCTAGAGTTCGAAAGTGTTTTTTTGCCCGGCTGGGAAGAGGGGCTTTTTCCACATCAGCGGTCTTTGGACCAAGATGGATTGGCAGGATTGGAAGAGGAACGCCGTCTTGCTTATGTTGGAATCACCCGCGCAAAGAAGAATCTATGGATAAGTTTTACCGCCAATAGACGCATACACAATCAATGGCATAGCGCAATTCCGTCTCGTTTTATCCAGGAGTTACCGCAAGAACACATTGAGATGGAGTGTGAGAAAGCGCAGTATGGCAATGCGCTTGATGGGATCGGTAATTCAGTGGGATCGGGACCTTCATTCAATGAAACTTCGTCCGGTGGGCCTGGTTGGTTGAGATTTCAGAGACGCGGCCCCGGACTACCGCTTATCGATGTAGATGCAAATAACAATCAGGAAACTAGTGATGATTTTAGTGAGGGAGATCGATGTTTCCATCAGAAATTTGGAATGGGGATCATTTCAGATTTAGAGGGTGACCACTTAACCATCAAATTTGACCGAGCAGGTACAAAAAAAGTCATTGCAGCTTTTGTAAAAAAACACTAG
- a CDS encoding thioesterase family protein: MAIKDLSTVPTPLNSYSGTVQKEWIDDNNHMNVAYYVLAFDFATDALFNFVGLSSDYKLKNKVSTFAVDMNVSYKRELRLGEAFRIETRLIDCSKKALHYFHEMYHAEESFLAATNEVLSMHMDMETRRVAPMAPDVQVRVSNTCKIHKALDCPQLVGRTIGIRQK; encoded by the coding sequence ATGGCAATCAAGGATTTAAGCACAGTACCTACGCCTCTCAACTCATATAGTGGCACCGTCCAAAAAGAATGGATTGATGATAATAATCACATGAATGTTGCATATTACGTTCTGGCATTCGATTTTGCTACCGACGCATTATTTAACTTTGTAGGTCTTTCTAGTGACTACAAACTTAAGAATAAGGTCTCCACATTTGCGGTTGATATGAATGTATCGTACAAACGCGAATTGAGACTAGGGGAAGCATTTCGTATTGAAACAAGGTTAATTGACTGCAGCAAAAAAGCGCTGCATTATTTTCATGAGATGTATCATGCGGAGGAATCATTTTTAGCCGCCACCAACGAGGTTCTTTCTATGCATATGGATATGGAAACGCGCAGAGTAGCTCCAATGGCGCCCGATGTTCAGGTAAGAGTTAGCAACACATGCAAAATCCACAAGGCTTTAGATTGTCCGCAACTGGTAGGCCGAACTATTGGTATTAGGCAGAAATAA
- the metH gene encoding methionine synthase: MNKGTFKPQKIVTPIDRSRELTQLLRERILVLDGAMGTMIQQEQLEEDDFRGKRFADWPEDLKGNNDLLTLTQPDLISDIHRAFVAAGTDIIETNTFNSTETSQADYGMQDLVYELNYEGARLARQITDDAVKQNPSRPRFVAGVLGPTSRTASISPDVNDPGFRNVNFDELVSAYSLATRALVDGGADTIFVETVFDTLNCKAAIYAILEVFAQLGIRLPIMISGTITDASGRTLSGQTAGAFWHSVAHAEPMSIGFNCALGVGDLRPHVQEVSNLANTFVSVHPNAGLPNEFGGYDDTPEYMASALTEFAESGLVNIVGGCCGTTPEHLSAIVDSMNGLAPREITKDRHVCTLAGLEPMPLNEVTGFVNVGERTNVAGSARFKKLIMDGDFSAALDVARDQVENGAQIIDVNMDEAMLDAEQAMGTFLNLVASEPDISRVPIMVDSSKWDVIETGLKCIQGKGVVNSISLKEGEEPFIEQARKIRRFGAAVIVMAFDEAGQADNRERKFEICERSYRILTEIVGFPPEDIIFDPNIFAVATGIEEHSRYALDFIEATRDIKKQLPFAKVSGGVSNLSFSFRGNEPLRQAMHAAFLFHAVEAGMDMGIVNAGQLGVYADLPDDLKERIEDVIFARRSDATERILQIADDVEGGKKEKKEDLSWREGTVGERLTYALVKGMNEYIEEDTEEARLKHDRPIEVIEGPLMEGMNVVGDLFGSGQMFLPQVVKSARVMKQSVAHLLPFIEAEKCEGSNTHSKGKILLATVKGDVHDIGKNIVGVVLQCNNFEVVDLGVMVPYQKILEVARDEEVDMIGLSGLITPSLEEMAGVALEMERIGMDLPLLIGGATTSKVHTAVKIAPKYSGPVLHVLDASRSVAVATNLTSETRRQSYLAEIAADNKATLNDYNGHDRASKRFGLEEARANRPGVGYDQVVPPSFLGLRSFENYDLSDLVPRIDWTPFFRTWELAGNFPAILDDKIVGDAARGLYSDAQEMLEKIVEDSWLAARGVIGFFPANSDGDDVIVYDDDTRMTERTRIFFLRQQMKKRAGRPNYSLADFIAPRKTDVNDYIGAFAVTAGIGIEEKIAQFTADNDDYNNILLKALADRLAEAFAELMHERVRTEFWGYSPDETFDNEDLIREKYRGIRPAPGYPACPDHSDKPGLFQLLDAEKNAGVSLTESFAMMPAASVSGYYLAHPEARYFGIGKIGEDQVLDYAKRRGLSRVDAERLLAPNLGYAI; encoded by the coding sequence ATGAATAAGGGAACCTTTAAGCCACAAAAAATCGTGACTCCGATCGATCGTAGTCGCGAACTAACTCAATTGCTGCGAGAACGTATCCTCGTGCTCGATGGCGCCATGGGCACCATGATACAGCAGGAACAATTAGAGGAGGACGATTTTCGGGGCAAGCGTTTTGCCGACTGGCCCGAAGATTTAAAGGGAAACAATGATCTTTTAACTTTGACTCAGCCCGATCTAATTTCGGACATTCATCGAGCTTTTGTGGCTGCTGGAACGGATATCATTGAGACAAACACATTCAACTCCACGGAGACCTCTCAGGCTGATTACGGTATGCAAGACTTGGTCTACGAACTTAATTATGAGGGTGCGCGTTTGGCGCGTCAAATCACTGACGACGCAGTAAAGCAGAATCCGTCACGGCCTCGGTTCGTTGCTGGGGTTCTCGGCCCAACAAGTCGGACTGCGTCCATATCGCCCGACGTAAATGATCCCGGCTTCCGGAATGTTAATTTTGATGAGCTGGTGAGTGCTTATTCCCTAGCTACTCGCGCATTAGTTGATGGCGGGGCTGACACCATCTTCGTTGAAACCGTTTTCGATACACTGAATTGCAAGGCTGCAATTTACGCTATTTTAGAAGTTTTTGCGCAGCTTGGGATACGGTTGCCAATCATGATTTCTGGTACGATTACAGACGCATCTGGTAGAACTCTGTCAGGGCAAACAGCAGGGGCATTCTGGCACTCAGTTGCGCATGCAGAACCTATGAGTATAGGCTTTAATTGTGCTCTTGGAGTTGGAGATCTTCGACCACACGTACAAGAAGTGAGCAACCTAGCTAATACCTTTGTCAGTGTTCACCCGAATGCTGGCCTGCCGAATGAATTTGGTGGCTACGATGACACACCTGAATATATGGCGAGCGCTTTAACCGAGTTTGCCGAGAGTGGATTAGTAAACATTGTTGGTGGATGTTGTGGCACTACACCTGAACATCTTTCAGCAATCGTTGATTCGATGAATGGGCTAGCTCCTAGAGAAATAACAAAAGATAGACACGTTTGTACTTTGGCGGGACTTGAGCCAATGCCACTCAATGAGGTAACTGGGTTTGTGAATGTTGGTGAACGTACCAATGTTGCAGGTTCAGCGCGTTTTAAGAAATTAATTATGGATGGTGATTTCAGCGCTGCTTTGGATGTGGCTCGCGACCAAGTTGAAAACGGCGCACAAATCATTGATGTGAATATGGATGAGGCCATGCTCGACGCCGAGCAGGCTATGGGAACATTTTTGAATCTCGTTGCTTCGGAGCCAGATATATCCCGGGTTCCTATAATGGTCGACTCATCCAAATGGGACGTAATTGAAACCGGGTTGAAATGTATTCAAGGCAAAGGGGTGGTTAATTCAATAAGCCTTAAAGAGGGTGAGGAACCATTCATAGAGCAGGCTAGGAAAATTCGAAGGTTTGGGGCTGCTGTCATCGTCATGGCCTTCGATGAAGCTGGGCAAGCCGACAATCGCGAGCGCAAATTCGAAATCTGTGAACGATCGTACCGTATCTTAACCGAAATAGTTGGGTTTCCACCCGAAGACATAATTTTCGACCCGAATATTTTCGCAGTCGCTACAGGCATTGAGGAACATTCACGGTACGCTTTAGATTTTATTGAGGCAACTCGTGACATAAAAAAACAATTGCCATTCGCAAAAGTGAGCGGGGGAGTCAGTAATCTATCCTTTTCTTTCCGAGGTAATGAACCGCTGCGGCAAGCTATGCATGCAGCATTCCTGTTTCATGCAGTCGAAGCAGGTATGGACATGGGAATTGTCAATGCGGGGCAACTCGGTGTCTATGCGGATCTACCAGATGATCTGAAAGAGCGTATTGAAGACGTTATATTCGCCCGTCGTAGCGATGCGACTGAACGCATACTTCAAATTGCTGATGATGTTGAGGGCGGTAAAAAGGAAAAAAAAGAGGACTTGTCGTGGCGTGAAGGTACTGTTGGTGAGCGTTTGACCTATGCCTTGGTCAAAGGCATGAATGAGTACATCGAAGAGGATACTGAAGAGGCACGCCTCAAGCATGATCGCCCGATTGAGGTAATTGAAGGGCCGTTGATGGAGGGCATGAATGTTGTGGGGGACTTGTTTGGTTCCGGCCAGATGTTTTTGCCCCAAGTAGTGAAGAGTGCGCGGGTAATGAAGCAGTCGGTGGCTCACTTGTTGCCTTTCATTGAGGCGGAAAAATGTGAGGGTTCCAACACACACTCTAAAGGCAAAATTCTTCTGGCGACAGTGAAAGGCGATGTACACGATATTGGTAAAAATATTGTAGGGGTTGTTTTACAGTGTAATAACTTTGAGGTCGTAGATCTCGGCGTCATGGTGCCATATCAGAAAATATTAGAGGTCGCTCGCGACGAAGAAGTGGATATGATTGGCTTGAGTGGTTTGATAACACCCTCCCTTGAAGAAATGGCCGGAGTTGCACTCGAAATGGAGCGGATTGGCATGGATCTCCCGTTACTGATCGGCGGTGCTACCACATCAAAAGTTCACACAGCCGTCAAAATTGCACCAAAATACAGCGGCCCTGTACTGCATGTTTTGGATGCATCTCGTTCAGTGGCAGTCGCAACAAACCTTACGAGTGAGACACGGCGTCAGTCTTACCTTGCAGAAATTGCAGCGGATAATAAAGCGACGTTAAATGACTATAACGGTCACGATCGAGCAAGCAAACGCTTCGGGTTGGAGGAAGCAAGAGCTAATCGTCCCGGGGTAGGGTACGACCAGGTCGTTCCGCCAAGCTTCTTAGGGCTGAGATCTTTTGAAAATTATGATCTCAGTGACTTGGTTCCCAGAATAGATTGGACCCCATTTTTTCGGACATGGGAGTTGGCGGGCAATTTTCCAGCTATACTGGATGACAAGATCGTCGGAGATGCGGCTCGCGGTTTATATAGCGACGCACAGGAAATGCTGGAAAAGATTGTTGAGGACAGCTGGCTTGCCGCAAGAGGCGTCATTGGATTTTTCCCCGCGAATAGTGATGGGGATGATGTAATAGTTTATGACGATGATACACGAATGACGGAGCGCACACGTATTTTTTTCTTACGTCAACAGATGAAAAAAAGAGCGGGACGTCCTAATTACTCACTCGCGGATTTTATTGCGCCCCGGAAGACGGATGTGAATGATTATATAGGAGCTTTTGCTGTAACCGCAGGTATAGGCATAGAAGAAAAAATCGCTCAATTTACTGCCGATAACGACGATTACAATAATATCTTGTTGAAGGCGTTGGCTGATCGGTTGGCCGAGGCTTTTGCTGAACTAATGCACGAACGAGTGAGAACCGAATTTTGGGGCTACTCGCCTGATGAGACTTTTGATAATGAAGATCTGATTCGCGAGAAGTATCGGGGTATTCGACCCGCGCCGGGTTATCCAGCTTGTCCCGACCATAGTGACAAGCCTGGCCTCTTCCAACTCTTAGACGCAGAAAAAAATGCAGGAGTAAGTCTTACAGAGAGCTTTGCAATGATGCCCGCAGCATCCGTCTCTGGTTATTACCTGGCTCATCCTGAAGCGCGATATTTTGGTATTGGTAAGATAGGAGAAGATCAGGTGCTAGATTATGCGAAACGGAGGGGATTATCTCGTGTTGATGCAGAACGTTTACTCGCACCCAATCTCGGTTATGCTATTTAA